The Chaetodon trifascialis isolate fChaTrf1 chromosome 17, fChaTrf1.hap1, whole genome shotgun sequence genome has a segment encoding these proteins:
- the pdik1l gene encoding serine/threonine-protein kinase pdik1l translates to MVSSQPKYELIQEVGRGSYGVVYEAVVKRTGARVAVKKIRCHSPENVELALREFWALSSIQSQHPNVIHLEECILQRDQLAQRMNHGSSSPLYLELVETSLKGEITFDPCCAYYLWFVTDFCDGGDMNAYLLSRKPSRKTNTSFMLQLGSALAFLHRNQIIHRDLKPDNILISQACTPTGSSEPTLKVADFGLSKVCSTSGLNPEEPASVNKCFLSTACGTDFYMAPEVWEGHYTAKADIFALGVIIWAMVERITFVDVETQKELLGSYVQQGSEIVPLGEALLENPKMELLIPARKKSMNSHMKQLIREMLSANPQERPDAFELELRLVRIACRELDWDT, encoded by the exons ATGGTAAGCAGCCAGCCGAAGTACGAGCTGATCCAGGAGGTGGGGCGTGGCAGTTACGGCGTGGTCTATGAGGCAGTAGTGAAACGCACTGGAGCACGGGTGGCGGTGAAGAAGATCCGCTGCCACTCTCCAGAGAATGTGGAGCTGGCCCTGCGCGAGTTCTGGGCCCTCAGCAGCATCCAAAGCCAGCACCCAAACGTCATCCACCTGGAGGAGTGTATCCTGCAGCGGGACCAGCTggcccagaggatgaaccacGGCTCCAGCTCCCCGCTCTACCTGGAG CTGGTGGAGACATCTCTAAAAGGCGAGATCACATTTGACCCGTGCTGTGCCTACTACTTGTGGTTCGTCACGGACTTCTGCGACGGGGGTGACATGAACGCTTACCTGCTGTCCCGCAAGCCTAGCCGCAAGACCAACACCAGCTTTATGCTGCAGCTGGGCAGTGCCCTGGCCTTCCTGCACCGCAACCAGATCATACACCGTGACCTCAAACCGGACAACATCCTCATCTCCCAGGCTTGCACACCGACCGGTTCGTCTGAGCCCACCCTCAAAGTGGCCGACTTTGGCCTTAGCAAGGTCTGCTCCACCTCTGGGCTCAACCCAGAGGAGCCGGCCAGCGTCAACAAGTGCTTCCTGTCCACAGCTTGCGGAACAGACTTCTACATGGCCCCAGAGGTCTGGGAGGGTCACTACACGGCCAAAGCAGATATCTTCGCCCTGGGGGTGATTATATGGGCCATGGTGGAGCGCATCACGTTTGTGGACGTGGAGACTCAGAAGGAGCTGCTGGGAAGCTATGTGCAGCAGGGCTCAGAGATTGTACCCTTAGGGGAGGCCCTGTTAGAGAACCCAAAGATGGAGCTGCTGATCCCTGCCAGGAAAAAGAGCATGAACAGCCACATGAAGCAGCTGATCAGGGAGATGCTGTCGGCCAACCCTCAGGAACGGCCCGACGCCTTTGAACTGGAGCTCAGACTGGTTCGCATCGCCTGCAGAGAGCTGGACTGGGACACGTGA
- the LOC139346174 gene encoding protein lin-28 homolog A-like — translation MGSASTQSLTGGRAQSEEEAADLSRGSGVCKWFNMRMGFGFLSMSSRDGAPLQEPLDVFVHQSKLHMEGFRSLREGEAVEFTFKKSSKGLESVRVTGPNGAPCLGSERRPKSAQKRRSKGDRCYNCGGPGHHAKECQLPPQPKKCHFCQSVSHMVANCPVKAQHHQQHSSPATSQRDEEEQQTQAALSENL, via the exons ATGGGCTCAGCCTCCACTCAGAGCCTCACAG GAGGCCGTGcgcagagcgaggaggaggcCGCGGATCTGTCCCGGGGCAGCGGAGTCTGCAAGTGGTTCAACATGCGGATGGGCTTCGGCTTCCTGTCCATGAGCAGCAGGGACGGAGCTCCTCTGCAGGAGCCGCTCGACGTGTTCGTCCACCAG AGCAAACTGCACATGGAGGGCTTCCGCAGCCTCAGAGAAGGTGAGGCCGTGGAGTTCACCTTCAAGAAATCATCTAAAGGGCTGGAGTCTGTCCGGGTTACTGGGCCCAATGGAGCCCCATGTCTGGGCAGTGAGAGAAGACCGAAGAGCGCCCAGAAACGACGCTCCAAGGGTGACAG ATGCTACAACTGTGGAGGACCTGGCCATCATGCCAAAGAGTGTCAGCTGCCCCCTCAGCCAAAAAAGTGCCATTTTTGTCAGAGTGTTTCCCACATGGTCGCCAACTGTCCGGTCAAAGCacagcaccatcagcagcatTCGTCTCCAGCCACCTCACAGAGGGACGAGGAGGAGCAGCAAACCCAGGCCGCCCTCTCTGAAAACCTATGA